The Lacrimispora xylanolytica genome has a segment encoding these proteins:
- a CDS encoding adenosylcobinamide-GDP ribazoletransferase, with protein sequence MNLMGSFVIAFSMYSRIPMPQVEWTRERMKYAMCFFPLIGAVIGVLQLLVYWACNRFGFSYFGKLFPVILPILITGGIHMDGLLDVIDARSSHMETERKLEILKDPHTGAFAIIGCGVYLLLYAAVFGELRPNMLPAFGMIFILTRALSGLAVVTFPMAKKSGLAASFSGAAHKRTVGIVMILYLLIGEVGIWYFSGILAAAIVFLIASLVYWYYYTMAKREFGGITGDLAGYFLQICELALVAGLAVVSHLV encoded by the coding sequence ATAAATTTAATGGGAAGCTTTGTAATCGCATTTTCCATGTATTCCCGGATCCCCATGCCTCAGGTGGAATGGACCAGGGAACGGATGAAATATGCCATGTGCTTTTTTCCTCTCATTGGAGCGGTGATTGGAGTATTACAGCTATTGGTTTATTGGGCCTGTAATCGGTTTGGTTTTTCTTATTTTGGCAAATTATTTCCTGTGATTCTCCCGATTCTTATTACAGGGGGAATTCACATGGATGGACTTTTAGATGTGATAGATGCAAGGTCCTCTCATATGGAGACAGAAAGGAAACTGGAAATTTTAAAGGATCCCCATACGGGAGCATTTGCCATCATAGGATGCGGCGTTTACCTGCTTTTATATGCGGCTGTATTTGGAGAGCTGAGACCCAATATGCTTCCTGCATTTGGAATGATATTTATTCTCACAAGAGCCTTGAGCGGATTAGCAGTGGTTACGTTCCCAATGGCAAAAAAAAGCGGACTGGCTGCTTCGTTTTCCGGTGCTGCTCATAAAAGAACGGTTGGAATTGTGATGATTCTTTATCTTCTCATAGGAGAGGTTGGCATCTGGTATTTTAGTGGTATTCTTGCTGCGGCAATTGTATTTTTGATTGCCTCCTTGGTGTACTGGTATTATTACACTATGGCAAAACGGGAATTTGGCGGTATTACCGGGGATTTGGCCGGATATTTCCTGCAGATATGTGAACTTGCTCTGGTAGCGGGGCTGGCAGTGGTGTCACATCTGGTGTAG
- a CDS encoding bifunctional adenosylcobinamide kinase/adenosylcobinamide-phosphate guanylyltransferase, which produces MILIIGGAWQGKLDFARELAEKRGIMVNVSEGKTDSLKYAESSSIIHDFHEYIKRILKTDDSVEDFISTIERNNPDAIIISNELGCGIVPMDPEDRAWREETGRASVRIAKSSDEVYRLVCGIATRIK; this is translated from the coding sequence ATGATACTGATTATTGGAGGAGCGTGGCAGGGTAAACTTGATTTTGCCAGGGAGCTGGCTGAGAAACGGGGAATCATGGTTAACGTCTCAGAAGGAAAGACAGATTCCTTAAAATATGCGGAAAGCAGCTCTATCATCCACGATTTTCATGAATACATAAAGCGGATTTTAAAAACAGATGACAGTGTGGAGGATTTTATTTCCACCATAGAAAGAAACAATCCGGATGCGATCATCATATCCAATGAACTTGGCTGTGGCATAGTTCCAATGGACCCGGAGGACAGGGCATGGAGAGAAGAAACAGGAAGAGCCTCAGTCCGTATCGCAAAATCATCCGATGAAGTATACCGCCTGGTTTGCGGCATTGCCACCAGGATTAAATAG
- the cbiB gene encoding adenosylcobinamide-phosphate synthase CbiB has translation MIQLHLLAVLTGCFLDFLLGDPRWLWHPVCGIGNLIARLEKALRKWFPKGEKGERMAGRFLVALVLLVTGGLSGGILLAAYSFSPCIGYVAESIICYQMMAWRSLRSESMKVLKAFEAGDVEEARTAVSMIVGRDTKSLSEEGIAKAAIETVAENASDGVIAPLLSMIFFGGVGICLYKAVNTMDSMVGYKNDRYLWFGRTAAKLDDVCNFIPARISAGLMIGAGYVCQFLSRRKKADNPYNGSKGIEIFKRDRFNHKSPNSAQTESVCAGVLQIQLAGNAWYFGKLYEKPTIGDSVRPVEYEDIRRANDLMTVTYLLALVPVIILFFITL, from the coding sequence ATGATTCAACTACATTTATTAGCAGTGCTTACCGGATGTTTTCTGGACTTCTTATTGGGTGATCCAAGGTGGCTGTGGCACCCGGTCTGCGGCATTGGTAATTTGATTGCAAGGCTTGAGAAGGCGTTAAGAAAATGGTTTCCAAAAGGGGAGAAAGGAGAGCGAATGGCAGGACGTTTTCTGGTGGCTCTTGTCCTGTTGGTGACAGGAGGGCTATCCGGAGGTATCCTGCTTGCGGCTTACTCCTTCTCTCCCTGCATCGGTTATGTGGCAGAAAGTATCATCTGCTATCAGATGATGGCCTGGCGCTCTCTTCGGTCTGAAAGCATGAAGGTCTTAAAGGCGTTTGAAGCAGGAGATGTGGAAGAAGCCAGGACGGCAGTTTCCATGATTGTAGGAAGAGATACCAAATCCCTGTCCGAAGAGGGAATTGCAAAAGCGGCCATTGAAACCGTAGCGGAAAATGCATCTGACGGTGTGATTGCTCCCTTACTCTCCATGATTTTCTTTGGAGGGGTGGGAATCTGCCTTTATAAAGCAGTCAATACCATGGATTCCATGGTTGGCTATAAGAATGACCGTTATCTGTGGTTTGGCCGGACGGCGGCAAAGCTTGATGATGTCTGCAATTTTATACCGGCAAGGATATCAGCCGGACTCATGATAGGAGCAGGCTATGTGTGCCAGTTCCTTTCCAGAAGAAAGAAAGCTGACAATCCCTATAATGGAAGCAAAGGGATTGAAATTTTTAAAAGAGACCGTTTCAATCACAAAAGTCCCAACTCCGCCCAGACAGAATCCGTATGCGCGGGGGTCCTGCAGATTCAGCTTGCAGGCAACGCCTGGTATTTTGGGAAGCTGTATGAAAAGCCGACCATTGGAGATTCCGTAAGGCCAGTGGAATATGAAGATATCAGAAGGGCCAATGACCTTATGACCGTTACATACCTCCTCGCCCTGGTCCCGGTCATCATACTCTTTTTTATCACCCTATAA
- a CDS encoding pyridoxal phosphate-dependent aminotransferase: MEYQHGGDIYTNHVKIDYSANINPLGVPKGVAEAICGAVADCDRYPDSQSASLRNKLSKFHGVSENTIVCGNGAADLIFQVVFTRKPKEALLIAPSFLEYEQALRAVSCHISYYDLKAEEGFLLNVENLISWIQESNIRFQMIFLCNPNNPTGFAITRERMEAFLEFCRTNRIFCVVDECFNEFLEEPKRYSILDSMSCLEWNHVFLLKAFTKIYAMAGIRLGYGICNDGKILEQIHSLRQPWSISSLAQAAGEAALSETEYVENTRKLMRKERDFMKGQLSSLGFHVFDSMANYIFFKDERPEALVQDKLLYHQMLSKQVLIRSCGNYRGLDGTYYRICIKQRAENEEFLTILKTILEKGE, translated from the coding sequence ATGGAATATCAGCACGGCGGAGACATTTACACCAATCATGTTAAAATAGATTATTCAGCAAATATTAATCCTTTGGGAGTTCCAAAGGGCGTAGCAGAGGCAATCTGCGGGGCAGTGGCAGATTGTGACCGTTACCCGGACAGCCAGTCAGCTTCCCTTAGAAACAAGCTTTCTAAGTTTCATGGAGTTTCTGAAAATACGATTGTGTGCGGGAATGGCGCTGCAGACCTGATCTTTCAGGTGGTATTTACTCGAAAGCCTAAGGAGGCTCTTTTGATTGCTCCCTCTTTTCTGGAATATGAGCAGGCCCTCAGGGCGGTTTCCTGCCATATATCCTATTACGATCTAAAGGCAGAAGAGGGATTTTTACTGAATGTGGAAAATTTAATATCCTGGATTCAGGAAAGTAACATCCGGTTTCAGATGATATTTCTATGCAATCCAAACAATCCCACTGGCTTTGCCATTACAAGAGAGCGTATGGAAGCGTTTCTTGAGTTTTGCAGGACAAACCGCATATTTTGTGTCGTGGATGAATGCTTTAATGAATTCCTGGAGGAGCCGAAACGCTACTCCATCCTGGATTCCATGAGCTGTCTGGAATGGAATCATGTATTCCTTCTTAAGGCATTTACAAAGATTTATGCCATGGCAGGAATTCGCCTTGGGTATGGGATTTGCAATGATGGTAAGATTCTGGAGCAGATTCACAGCCTGCGGCAGCCCTGGAGTATATCTTCTTTGGCTCAGGCGGCCGGGGAAGCGGCATTATCTGAAACAGAGTATGTAGAGAATACAAGAAAACTGATGAGGAAAGAACGGGATTTTATGAAAGGCCAGCTGTCCTCCCTGGGATTTCATGTATTTGATTCTATGGCAAACTATATTTTCTTCAAAGATGAAAGGCCAGAAGCATTGGTACAGGATAAGCTTTTATATCATCAGATGCTGTCAAAACAGGTTCTTATTCGGTCCTGTGGAAACTATAGAGGACTTGACGGGACGTATTACCGTATCTGCATCAAACAAAGAGCAGAGAATGAAGAATTTCTAACTATATTAAAAACCATACTGGAAAAAGGGGAATAA
- a CDS encoding cobyric acid synthase, translating into MAKTIMIQGTMSNAGKSLIVAGLCRIFKQDGFRVAPFKSQNMALNSYITEDGLEMGRAQVVQAEAAGVKPDASMNPILLKPTNDVGSQVIVNGISIGNMPAKEYFAYKKELVPQVQKAFKKLSDEYDIIVIEGAGSPAEINLKQDDIVNMGMAKMADSPVLLVGDIDRGGVFAQLYGTVMLLEPEERARIAGLVVNKFRGDKTILDPGLEMIEDKLHIPVAGVVPYMKVDIEDEDSLGTHLEGTERTEHTKAEIAVIRFPRISNFTDFQVFSIMPEVQLRYVEREKDLGSPDMVILPGSKNTMEDLLWMRQNGLEAAILKLEAEGIPVFGICGGFQMLGESLSDPHGVETASAAQQIRGMGLLPVRTVFEKEKTRTRVTGAFASVDGILAGMSGRSLEGYEIHMGETVRAVPPLSYVMESQSGSHLAKMDGCQRGNVYGTYIHGIFDKEGIGEAVVEGLMKMKGISGNVQGISYQDYKEKQYERLADMLRESLDMEAIYRIMGLTKNK; encoded by the coding sequence ATGGCAAAAACGATTATGATACAGGGAACCATGTCAAATGCAGGAAAAAGCCTGATTGTTGCAGGTTTATGCCGTATCTTTAAACAGGATGGCTTCCGGGTCGCGCCCTTTAAATCCCAGAACATGGCTCTGAATTCCTATATCACGGAAGATGGCCTGGAAATGGGGCGTGCCCAGGTGGTTCAGGCAGAGGCAGCGGGAGTAAAGCCGGATGCATCCATGAATCCCATCCTTCTAAAACCCACCAATGACGTAGGCTCCCAGGTGATTGTAAATGGAATCTCCATAGGGAATATGCCGGCAAAAGAGTATTTTGCATACAAGAAAGAACTGGTTCCCCAGGTTCAAAAAGCCTTTAAAAAGCTTTCCGATGAGTATGATATTATTGTGATAGAAGGTGCAGGAAGCCCGGCTGAGATTAATTTAAAGCAGGATGATATCGTAAATATGGGAATGGCTAAGATGGCGGATTCTCCTGTCCTTTTGGTAGGAGACATTGACCGGGGAGGTGTATTTGCCCAGCTTTATGGAACTGTTATGCTCTTAGAACCAGAAGAAAGGGCGCGAATCGCCGGGCTGGTGGTCAACAAGTTCCGTGGCGATAAAACCATTCTGGATCCAGGACTTGAGATGATTGAAGATAAGCTTCATATACCGGTGGCAGGTGTAGTGCCTTACATGAAGGTGGATATCGAAGATGAAGACAGCCTTGGGACCCATTTGGAAGGAACCGAGCGGACGGAGCACACAAAAGCCGAAATCGCAGTGATCCGGTTTCCCAGAATATCCAATTTTACAGATTTTCAGGTATTTTCCATTATGCCTGAGGTACAGCTTCGGTATGTGGAACGGGAAAAGGACCTTGGAAGTCCTGACATGGTAATCCTGCCGGGAAGTAAAAATACCATGGAAGATCTTCTCTGGATGCGGCAAAATGGGTTGGAAGCCGCTATCCTTAAGCTGGAAGCAGAGGGCATTCCGGTGTTTGGAATCTGTGGTGGGTTCCAGATGCTTGGGGAAAGCCTTTCAGACCCTCATGGAGTGGAGACAGCATCTGCTGCCCAGCAGATAAGGGGAATGGGACTTTTACCAGTAAGGACCGTATTTGAAAAAGAAAAAACCAGAACCAGAGTGACGGGAGCCTTTGCAAGTGTAGATGGGATACTGGCAGGGATGTCCGGCAGAAGTTTAGAAGGTTATGAGATACATATGGGAGAAACGGTGCGTGCAGTGCCGCCTCTATCCTATGTAATGGAAAGCCAGTCCGGCTCCCATTTGGCAAAGATGGACGGATGTCAGCGGGGGAATGTATACGGAACCTATATCCATGGCATCTTTGATAAAGAAGGCATCGGAGAAGCTGTGGTTGAAGGGCTTATGAAGATGAAAGGAATCTCTGGTAATGTTCAGGGGATCTCCTATCAGGATTATAAGGAAAAGCAATATGAACGTCTGGCAGATATGCTGAGAGAAAGCCTTGATATGGAAGCAATCTACCGTATCATGGGGTTAACCAAGAACAAATGA
- a CDS encoding precorrin-8X methylmutase, whose translation MKQYELERVLPEEIEKRSFEIITKELGEKKLDPENELVIKRVIHTSADFEYADNLIFSPHAVELALKAIKEGVSIITDTNMGKAGINKAALKRLNCTVDCFMADEDVAEYAKEHNTTRACASMDKASKLPGECIFAIGNAPTALVRLHELIKEGKIRPRLIIGVPVGFVNVVQSKEMILSLEGIPYIVARGRKGGSNVAAAIVNALLYQVK comes from the coding sequence ATGAAACAATACGAATTAGAGCGAGTGCTGCCGGAAGAAATTGAAAAGAGAAGCTTTGAGATTATTACTAAAGAGCTGGGCGAGAAAAAGCTGGATCCTGAAAATGAGCTGGTAATCAAACGAGTGATCCACACCTCAGCCGATTTTGAGTATGCGGATAATCTGATTTTTTCCCCTCATGCCGTGGAACTTGCGTTAAAAGCGATAAAAGAAGGCGTTTCTATTATTACGGATACCAATATGGGGAAAGCTGGAATTAATAAGGCAGCTTTAAAAAGACTTAACTGCACCGTAGACTGTTTTATGGCAGATGAGGATGTGGCAGAATATGCAAAGGAGCACAATACCACCAGAGCCTGCGCAAGCATGGACAAGGCCTCCAAGCTTCCTGGGGAATGTATTTTCGCCATTGGAAATGCACCAACAGCCCTGGTACGGCTTCATGAACTGATAAAAGAAGGTAAGATCCGTCCAAGACTGATCATAGGAGTTCCTGTAGGATTCGTCAATGTAGTGCAGTCAAAAGAGATGATCCTCTCTCTTGAGGGAATCCCCTATATTGTGGCCAGAGGAAGAAAGGGTGGAAGCAATGTGGCAGCAGCCATCGTGAACGCCTTGTTATATCAGGTAAAATAA
- a CDS encoding response regulator: MDLYSIILVDDEEEVRKSIIKKIEWQAAGFHVVGDAENGEDAMEKIEMLEPDVVLTDIRMPYMDGLQLAEKVRQRYPSMKVVIFSGYDDFEYAQRAIKLNVSEYILKPVNVEELTSILKRIKENLDLEIEEKRNLSRLREKYRKSLPIIREQFFNELIHKNLKKDLAEQKLREYDIPILGARKWMLAAIDVEEGDVVESLSLHSEEELIPISVMQIVREKLEGYCRFALFQSASEADMVVITALDEDNSITGLTDVLGDICKETKRILKVPVTIGIGHSCEDISGIPKAYQSAVDALGYKAIAGNGSTIYINDMEPVGSGKLEFDSLTEGELISAIKFGPEEKIESSVKNIMEKMKTAKVHFRQQQIYMIGIFNSIIQMMQQYDLALEDIMGEELESMVLFDKLKKIEEFGQWLLRIAGKLNHLINQERDMTTRQVIQEAKQYILDNYQNPDLSVEMICRHLHMSPAYFSTVFKKETGQAYIAYLTEVRLNKAVELLNKTDDKTYIIASKVGYQEQNYFSYVFKKKFGVSPTRYRGAR; the protein is encoded by the coding sequence ATGGATTTATACAGCATTATTTTAGTGGACGATGAAGAAGAGGTACGCAAAAGCATTATAAAGAAAATTGAATGGCAGGCCGCTGGATTCCACGTGGTTGGGGATGCGGAAAATGGGGAAGATGCCATGGAAAAAATAGAGATGCTGGAGCCGGATGTGGTTTTGACTGACATCCGTATGCCTTACATGGATGGGCTTCAACTGGCAGAAAAGGTCAGACAGCGTTACCCTTCCATGAAGGTGGTGATTTTTTCCGGGTATGATGATTTTGAATATGCCCAAAGGGCCATCAAGCTGAATGTATCCGAGTATATTTTAAAACCGGTCAATGTGGAGGAGCTAACCTCCATTTTAAAACGGATTAAAGAAAATCTGGATCTTGAGATTGAAGAAAAACGAAATCTAAGCCGTTTAAGGGAGAAATACCGGAAAAGCCTTCCTATTATTCGGGAGCAGTTTTTTAATGAGCTGATCCATAAAAATCTAAAAAAAGACTTGGCGGAACAGAAGCTAAGGGAATATGATATCCCCATTCTGGGAGCGAGAAAATGGATGCTGGCAGCCATTGATGTAGAAGAAGGAGATGTTGTGGAGTCCCTATCACTTCATAGCGAGGAAGAGCTGATTCCCATATCTGTCATGCAGATTGTAAGAGAGAAGCTGGAGGGATACTGCCGGTTCGCCCTGTTTCAGTCTGCCTCAGAAGCAGACATGGTGGTCATTACCGCCCTTGATGAGGACAATTCCATCACAGGGCTTACCGATGTTCTTGGGGATATCTGCAAAGAAACGAAACGTATCTTAAAGGTTCCTGTCACCATTGGCATTGGCCATAGCTGTGAAGATATCTCGGGAATTCCAAAGGCATACCAGTCTGCGGTAGATGCCCTTGGCTACAAGGCCATCGCAGGGAACGGCAGTACCATATATATCAATGATATGGAGCCTGTGGGCTCCGGAAAACTGGAATTTGACAGCTTAACAGAAGGAGAACTGATCTCTGCTATTAAATTCGGACCGGAAGAAAAGATTGAATCTTCTGTGAAGAATATTATGGAGAAGATGAAAACTGCCAAGGTCCATTTTCGTCAGCAGCAGATCTACATGATTGGCATCTTTAACAGCATCATTCAGATGATGCAGCAGTATGATCTGGCTCTTGAGGATATTATGGGGGAGGAGCTGGAGTCCATGGTCCTGTTTGACAAGCTGAAAAAGATAGAGGAATTTGGTCAGTGGCTTCTAAGGATTGCAGGCAAATTAAATCATCTCATCAATCAGGAACGTGATATGACCACCAGACAGGTCATTCAGGAGGCAAAACAGTATATCCTGGATAACTACCAGAATCCGGATTTGTCGGTTGAGATGATCTGCCGCCATCTTCATATGAGTCCGGCGTACTTTTCCACTGTATTTAAAAAGGAGACCGGACAGGCTTATATCGCTTACCTTACGGAGGTAAGGCTTAATAAGGCGGTGGAGCTTTTAAACAAAACCGATGATAAGACCTACATCATTGCTTCTAAGGTAGGATACCAGGAACAGAATTATTTCAGCTATGTGTTTAAGAAAAAATTCGGTGTATCACCCACCAGATATCGCGGAGCCAGGTAA
- a CDS encoding sensor histidine kinase, giving the protein MEKKNNSIRYTIFVYFTVTALAASLLITFSLYQRLTGQVTEKVMAENQSLINQVARSVESYLRTVMKLSDSLYYGAVKNADISSESINNEITLLYDNNKDNVDNIALFTQTGSMVEAVPAARLKNGLKVTEEHWFINALDKTENQHFSYPHVQYIFDSNENQYRWVISLSRAVELTEGTSTTQGVLLVDLSYSSLEHLFDGVTTGKDGYVYLISSDGQILYHPNMQLIDSGRLKESNLAAATYKDGNHREELEGKERIITVKSIGYTGWKVIGVTPKNVVSLNSIKTRLFIVFLITLILSVLAVINSYISSRITNPIKELEKSVGMLEEGNLDTPVLIGGSYEIQHLGNSIKNMAKQIRVLMDDIVSEHEAKRKQEFDTLQSQINPHFLYNTLDIIVWMIENEQKNEAVKAVTALARFFRISLSKGKSIITVRDELEHVRNYLMIQHMRFKNKFSYEIHVEEECLELTSLKLMLQPLVENAIYHGMEFMDGEGEIYLEVFCRGEELYFIVKDNGLGMTEEQVESLFTGQSHSTSKKGSGIGVKNVNERIKLYFGEAYGLIISSEPDEGTTITIHLPAVSYGSVSEKEKRV; this is encoded by the coding sequence ATGGAAAAAAAGAATAACAGCATTCGCTATACCATATTTGTATATTTTACCGTGACAGCACTGGCTGCCAGCCTTTTAATCACCTTTTCCCTATACCAGCGTCTCACCGGCCAGGTAACGGAAAAGGTAATGGCTGAGAATCAGAGCCTGATCAATCAGGTGGCAAGGTCTGTGGAATCTTATCTGCGAACGGTCATGAAGCTGTCAGATTCCCTTTATTATGGTGCCGTTAAAAATGCAGACATTTCTTCCGAATCCATCAATAATGAAATCACCCTGCTATATGACAATAACAAGGACAATGTGGATAATATTGCCCTTTTTACCCAGACAGGTTCCATGGTGGAGGCGGTTCCTGCGGCAAGGCTTAAAAATGGCCTGAAGGTCACAGAAGAGCACTGGTTCATCAATGCGCTGGATAAAACTGAGAACCAGCATTTCTCCTATCCCCATGTCCAGTACATTTTTGACAGCAATGAAAATCAGTACCGATGGGTGATTTCCCTTTCAAGAGCCGTGGAGCTTACGGAAGGAACCTCCACCACCCAGGGGGTACTGCTTGTGGACTTAAGCTACTCCAGTCTGGAGCATCTTTTTGACGGGGTAACCACTGGAAAGGACGGCTACGTCTATCTCATAAGCAGCGACGGTCAGATTCTTTATCACCCCAACATGCAGCTTATTGACTCCGGCCGTTTGAAAGAAAGCAATCTGGCGGCTGCTACCTATAAGGATGGAAACCACAGAGAGGAGCTGGAGGGGAAAGAGAGAATCATAACGGTCAAATCAATTGGCTATACAGGCTGGAAGGTCATCGGAGTGACTCCCAAAAATGTGGTATCCTTAAATTCCATTAAAACAAGACTTTTCATTGTCTTTTTAATCACCTTAATTTTATCGGTACTTGCCGTAATAAACTCTTACATCTCATCACGTATCACGAATCCGATCAAAGAGCTTGAAAAATCCGTAGGAATGCTGGAAGAAGGAAATTTAGACACCCCTGTTTTAATTGGAGGTTCTTATGAAATCCAGCATTTAGGAAATTCCATTAAAAACATGGCAAAGCAGATCCGCGTCCTTATGGATGACATTGTTTCCGAGCATGAAGCCAAACGTAAACAGGAATTTGACACTCTCCAATCTCAGATCAATCCTCATTTCTTATACAATACCCTTGACATCATAGTATGGATGATCGAAAATGAACAAAAAAATGAAGCGGTGAAAGCGGTAACCGCCCTGGCCAGATTCTTCCGTATCAGCTTAAGCAAAGGAAAAAGCATTATTACCGTCCGGGACGAGCTTGAGCACGTAAGGAATTATTTGATGATTCAGCACATGCGGTTTAAAAATAAATTCTCCTATGAAATCCATGTAGAGGAAGAATGTCTGGAGCTGACCAGTTTAAAACTCATGCTGCAGCCTCTTGTGGAAAATGCCATTTATCATGGCATGGAGTTTATGGATGGAGAGGGAGAGATCTATTTAGAGGTTTTTTGCCGGGGAGAAGAGCTTTATTTTATCGTAAAGGACAATGGACTGGGAATGACAGAGGAGCAAGTCGAAAGCTTATTTACCGGACAGTCTCACAGTACCTCTAAAAAGGGCTCAGGAATCGGCGTAAAGAATGTGAATGAACGGATTAAGCTTTATTTTGGGGAAGCGTATGGCCTTATTATCAGCTCTGAGCCAGACGAAGGAACCACCATTACCATTCACCTGCCTGCCGTTTCTTATGGTTCTGTTTCAGAAAAGGAAAAAAGAGTATGA
- a CDS encoding substrate-binding domain-containing protein has translation MTKQEKLLWSFMALLLVVLFLLSSTDLIIKEKKTDIYPVSIIISDTSDEYYANFRKGVDKAAEEYNVDVSFITLFEKGDDIQQMELLKREMDDGAAAVILAPAKPEACAKALDNMVLNSPVVVLGNLFPNELVRSSVSLNYEDEGKKLGQAIASEHSTSLPVWIFTQGLDYGYNREVYDGLTAVLKASGFSVGLYEKKEIETFRKVIEGTVYPDSKEAIIAAIDVESLDEAATIIAGSPVYGNYIAGLYGVGSTTKLLKQLDNGVIKGLMANNQFDAGYTSIEKAVDALHKRQERDQIILESYYINKSNLRESKLEKILYPID, from the coding sequence ATGACAAAACAGGAAAAATTACTATGGAGTTTCATGGCATTACTGCTTGTTGTCCTGTTTCTTTTGTCCTCCACGGATCTGATCATTAAAGAAAAGAAAACAGATATTTATCCAGTTTCCATAATTATCAGTGACACCAGCGACGAATATTATGCGAATTTCAGAAAGGGCGTGGATAAGGCGGCAGAAGAATATAATGTGGATGTCAGCTTTATCACACTTTTTGAAAAAGGAGATGACATTCAGCAGATGGAGCTGTTAAAAAGAGAGATGGATGACGGTGCGGCGGCAGTCATCTTGGCACCAGCCAAACCAGAAGCGTGTGCTAAGGCCCTGGATAACATGGTTCTTAACAGCCCGGTTGTTGTACTTGGAAATCTGTTCCCCAATGAACTTGTCCGCAGCAGCGTTTCTCTTAATTATGAAGATGAGGGAAAAAAGCTTGGACAAGCCATTGCATCAGAACATTCTACGTCTCTCCCGGTGTGGATTTTTACGCAAGGACTTGATTATGGATATAACAGAGAAGTGTACGACGGACTGACTGCCGTTCTTAAGGCCTCTGGATTTTCTGTTGGTCTGTATGAAAAGAAGGAGATCGAAACCTTTCGAAAGGTCATAGAAGGAACCGTATATCCAGACAGCAAAGAGGCTATTATCGCAGCCATTGACGTGGAAAGCCTTGATGAAGCAGCAACCATCATCGCCGGAAGTCCGGTATATGGCAATTATATTGCAGGACTTTATGGAGTAGGCAGTACCACAAAACTATTAAAGCAGCTGGATAATGGAGTCATAAAAGGGCTTATGGCAAACAATCAGTTTGATGCAGGCTATACCAGCATTGAGAAGGCAGTGGATGCGCTGCACAAAAGACAGGAAAGAGACCAGATTATTTTGGAATCCTATTATATTAACAAATCCAATCTGCGAGAAAGCAAGTTGGAAAAAATCTTATATCCGATTGATTAA